From the Penicillium oxalicum strain HP7-1 chromosome V, whole genome shotgun sequence genome, one window contains:
- a CDS encoding Autophagy-related protein 8, whose product MRSKFKDEHPFEKRKAEAERIRQKYADRIPVICEKVEKSDIATIDKKKYLVPADLTVGQFVYVIRKRIKLSPEKAIFIFVDEVLPPTAALMSSIYEEHKDEDGFLYITYSGENTFGDL is encoded by the exons ATGCGTTCCAAGTTCAAGGACGAGCATCCCTTtgagaagcgcaaggctgaGGCCGAGCGTATTCGCCAGAAATATGCCGACCGTATTCCA GTGATCTGCGAAAAGGTTGAGAAGTCAGATATCGCAACCATCGACAAGAAGAAGTACCTTGTTCCTGCCGACTTGACCGTCGGTCAGTTTGTCTATGTGATCCGCAAGCGCATCAAGCTCTCTCCCGAGAaggccatcttcatctttgtCGATGAGGTCCTACCACCAACGGCTGCGCTGATGAGCAGCATTTACGAAGAACACAAGGATGAGGACGGGTTTCTATACATTAC ATACTCCGGCGAGAACACCTTTGGTGACCTGTGA